The following proteins are encoded in a genomic region of Drosophila willistoni isolate 14030-0811.24 chromosome 3R, UCI_dwil_1.1, whole genome shotgun sequence:
- the LOC124459732 gene encoding protein spartin-like, with protein MDVSQSSDLSLPKEQTHKSPKQVAKDLQDLFASTESRAQLVKVFQAQIKLYCIGSNEVTSTAENLKMSMMKCTLGGKWNYLSGTFFMCAMENDTDIIWLYPVIPNSTKFYCTDFGALIFPDLESEASDNAFGIIIVGPTIADQAQEEEKRDDSAGIDYQNLTMDGAEDIASTLVKGAEKADSLLTKCTSYITSKMDPPKAPTQVPPSVRATVEVAQNVTYAAADLTERIAEKVGSASQEMGRVLAIHLQKQGSILVKKAATATKRITKWKEPLLQPRMLWRVYP; from the coding sequence ATGGACGTTTCTCAGAGCAGTGATCTTTCGCTACCAAAGGAGCAGACACATAAATCACCCAAGCAAGTAGCAAAAGACTTGCAAGACCTTTTTGCCAGTACGGAATCTAGGGCTCAATTGGTTAAAGTGTTCCAGGCTCAGATAAAACTGTATTGCATTGGATCGAATGAAGTTACATCCACAGCGGAGAACCTAAAAATGTCCATGATGAAGTGCACGTTGGGGGGAAAATGGAATTATCTCAGTGGTACCTTTTTTATGTGTGCCATGGAAAACGATACGGACATAATTTGGCTTTATCCTGTAATACCGAATTCAACCAAGTTCTATTGCACCGATTTCGGAGCTTTAATTTTTCCTGATTTGGAATCTGAAGCTTCTGACAATGCCTTTGGCATTATTATAGTTGGCCCTACAATAGCTGACCAAGcgcaagaagaagaaaagaggGACGATTCGGCTGGCATAGACTATCAAAATTTGACTATGGATGGAGCGGAAGACATTGCTTCCACACTGGTTAAGGGAGCAGAGAAAGCTGATAGCCTTTTAACTAAATGTACATCATACATTACATCGAAAATGGATCCACCTAAAGCTCCGACCCAAGTTCCGCCATCCGTTAGAGCTACCGTTGAGGTAGCTCAAAATGTGACCTATGCTGCTGCTGACCTAACTGAAAGGATTGCTGAAAAAGTGGGCTCTGCCTCTCAGGAAATGGGACGTGTCTTGGCTATCCATTTACAGAAGCAAGGATCAATTTTGGTGAAGAAGGCTGCGACAGCAACGAAGCGAATAACAAAGTGGAAGGAGCCATTGCTACAGCCGCGGATGCTGTGGAGGGTTTATCCATAG
- the LOC6650976 gene encoding arginine/serine-rich protein PNISR isoform X1 has translation MFPHNNHNQFMPQAPPPPHFPTSALADVGPNGRSGGVGNALAMGIGNIAPVSGMGQIDWAQLAQQWIHMRDQTVSTASTTPGPPAPPNFGIIPLAPPPPIISNAPEYQRQQLSNLHYEEHGEADMDMDDDTERGHGVDMQISTPPPPMPPAMSNQISQSDSNAAASGRGKQQQEQQWTNWPGQSNKQAINNPTAHIPSLLKLNVSNPNEPHGLGHHHQSQPSQHQQLPSQTQQQQQQQQQQLEVSNMGGSASEIDTNKRKMLPAWIREGLEKMEREKQRQMEREQPITTTNLDLDLLGSSTDTENHHHNHKQQQQQGQNVKQVSSKTLTTPVNLMNLTNVASDSEDSHEELSGNAPASAQLNKGKDMLIRRTTRRRSDSQTTEHTQDIDEQEEQEEELPPRSEIRNDAIATRHSRQVHDNGKNYEERLADLMMVVRRTLTEILLETTNEEIAIIASETMKAHRAKASSAQVIRKSALSSITGNLGLAAYGDSSTESEGDDDDDDDGHKDGDDDDRTWNTTTTTDSGKLSAEELKARIRRSKRSFEKVIVDIEQRVAQQEQRDGLVLEKQRKLEMERMAERRKGSGSQREPICESLLLGSSNDKIKQFNGKRPSRKERTTRFSDNKDVKQSNQSFIQHVVVAAVSAPVSMPATTSSSSTAVPSKIKPIPNVATNLLQMPESVATMLSAADKALQKVNKASDRKPKPRRRSSTTSTSSSSSGSGSGSSTSSSSTSSSSDSSTSATTKSSSSRSVNSKKKNTSSSSKSRRTAASSSNSRRHHHHHHHQRDQDGGSSSRSRSRNKYDRRENDREREHRHHYGGSSSSNMHRRRPNKRDSSHSGDEHRDNRHRSSRHGDYAKAKRHHTRSRSRSRSRNSQHYHQNHSTISHLSSSSASHHRKRV, from the exons ATGTTTCCTCATAACAATCATAATCAATTCATGCCCCAAGCACCGCCACCTCCGCATTTTCCAACCTCGGCTCTTGCAGATGTTGGGCCTAATGGAAGAAGCGGTGGTGTGGGTAATGCCTTGGCCATGGGAATCGGCAATATTGCGCCCGTAAGTGGAATGGGGCAAATAGATTGGGCTCAATTGGCCCAACAGTGGATTCATATGCGCGATCAAACCGTAAGCACAGCATCAACAACTCCGGGACCGCCGGCACCACCCAATTTTGGTATAATACCCTTGGCACCGCCGCCCCCCATTATAAGCAATGCACCGGAATATCAAAGACAGCAATTGTCCAATTTACATTACGAGGAGCATGGTGAGGCCGATATGGATATGGACGATGATACAGAGCGTGGACACGGCGTAGATATGCAGATATCAACGCCACCGCCGCCCATGCCACCTGCAATGTCCAACCAGATTAGCCAATCTGACAGCAATGCAGCAG CGTCTGGTCGAGGTAAACAACAACAGGAGCAGCAATGGACTAATTGGCCAGGACAAAGCAATAAGCAGGCCATAAATAACCCAACAGCTCATATACCCTCTCTACTGAAACTCAATGTTAGCAATCCCAATGAGCCACATGGATTGGGGCATCATCATCAATCACAACCAAGTCAACATCAACAGTTGCCGTCGCAGactcagcaacagcagcagcaacaacaacagcaattggAGGTCAGTAATATGGGCGGCAGTGCCAGTGAAATAGACACAAATAAGCGTAAAATGTTGCCAGCTTGGATTAG AGAGGGCCTAGAAAAAATGGAACGTGAAAAGCAGCGGCAGATGGAACGAGAACAGCCGATAACAACTACGAATTTGGATTTGGATTTATTGGGCTCATCCACAGATACCgaaaatcatcatcataatcataagcaacaacagcaacagggcCAAAATGTTAAGCAAGTATCTAGCAAAACACTAACAACACCTGTTAATCTCATGAACCTGACAAATGTG GCCAGCGACAGCGAAGATTCCCATGAGGAGCTCTCAGGGAATGCTCCTGCCTCAGCTCAGCTCAACAAAGGTAAAGATATGTTAATTAGGagaacaacaagaagaaggaGCGATTCACAAACTACCGAACATACCCAAGACATTGACGAGCaggaggagcaggaggaggagcTGCCACCGAGAAGTGAGATTAGAAATGATGCAATAGCAACAAGGCATTCTAGGCAAGTCCATGACAATGGTAAAAACTACGAAGAAAGACTGGCAGATTTG ATGATGGTTGTGCGACGCACATTAACCGAAATATTACTGGAAACGACAAACGAAGAGATTGCAATCATTGCAAGTGAAACAATGAAAGCGCATCGCGCTAAAG CGTCATCAGCCCAAGTGATTCGCAAAAGCGCCTTGTCCTCCATAACCGGCAATTTGG GTTTAGCTGCATATGGCGATTCTTCCACCGAAAGCGAAggggatgatgatgatgatgacgatggaCATAAGGacggtgatgatgatgacaggACGTggaatacaacaacaacaacagattCAGGAAAACTTAGCGCGGAAGAGTTAAAG GCCCGTATACGACGTAGCAAACGTTCATTTGAGAAGGTCATTGTTGATATTGAACAACGAGTCGCCCAGCAAGAGCAACGCGATGGGCTTGTATTGGAAAAGCAACGCAAACTCGAAATGGAACGCATGGCAGAAAGGCGGAAAGGATCCGGCAGCCAGCGAGAACCAATCTGCGAATCATTACTACTTGGTTCTAGCAATGATAAAATTAAACAGTTTAATG GAAAACGTCCAAGTCGCAAGGAGCGTACTACACGGTTTAGCGACAACAAGGATGTGAAACAGTCAAATCAAAGTTTTATCCAGCATGTGGTAGTTGCTGCCGTTTCTGCTCCAGTATCCATGCCGGCGACCACAAGCAGCTCCTCTACAGCGGTGCCTTCAAAAATAAAGCCTATTCCCAATGTGGCTACTAATTTGCTACAGATGCCCGAATCAGTAGCAACTATGCTGAGTGCTGCCGACAAAGCCCTACAGAAGGTTAATAAAGCATCAGACCGGAAACCTAAGCCGCGTCGTCGTTCTTCCACAACATCAACTTCCAGCAGTAGTAGTGgaagtggcagtggcagtagTACCAGCTCTAGCTCCACTTCTAGTTCAAGCGATAGCAGCACTTCCGCCACTACCAAATCATCCAGTAGCCGGAGTGTTAATAGCAAGAAAAagaacaccagcagcagcagcaaaagtcGTCGTACAGCtgcaagcagcagcaacagtcgTCGtcatcaccaccaccaccatcaccaaCGAGATCAAGATGGGGGGAGCAGCAGTCGCAGTAGAAGTAGAAATAAATACGATCGACGAGAAAACGACAGAGAGCGTGAACACCGTCATCATTAtggtggcagcagcagcagcaatatgCATCGACGACGTCCTAACAAGCGAGATTCCAGCCATTCTGGCGATGAGCACAGggacaataggcatcgttcaTCCCGTCATGGTGACTATGCCAAAGCCAAGCGACATCATACACGATCCCGTTCAAGATCTAGATCGCGCAACAGTCAACATTACCACCAAAATCACTCCACCATTTCGCATTTATCTTCCTCTTCCGCGTCGCATCATCGCAAACGTGTCTGA
- the LOC6650977 gene encoding ATPase family AAA domain-containing protein 3A homolog, with translation MSWLLGRNRQQQQPQFSGEDGGGAGSPDSEPKTAGERSNDAQLSRAERKAMEAYRFDSSALERAADAAKTLERSKHAREALELSKMQESTRQSEYQTKVKEYEAHIEQAKVEQKRIDHEERRKTLVEETKQQQQRAQYQDQLSRKRYEDQLAQQQRVQEDNLRKQEESVQRQEAMRRQTIEHEIEMKEKNRLKLLEHELRAKARVDRENRDINLEKIRLKAQEHRTTVLEGIRTAGSVIGAGAEAMLTDWDKVLTAAGGLSLLALGVYTAKGATGVVSRYVEARIGKPTLVGETSRFAFLDAIKHPLNYLKRLRSKPADALQGVVLNPKLEERLRDIAIATKNTRINRGLYRNVLMHGPPGTGKTMFAKKLAEHSGMDFAIMTGGDVAPMGKEGVTAIHKVFDWSHTSRRGLLLFVDEADAFLRKRSSEKISEDLRAALNAFLYRTSEQNPKFMLVLASNTPEQFDYAINDRLDEMVEFFLPGLEERERLLRLYFDKYVLQPAASGAKRFKLETFDYGQTCTKMAVLCDGMSGREISKLGVSWQAAVYASENGVLTEKMVLDKCYDAAQQHKQKMAWLSDQERSDHKSITGNTSQQPSLKLDARKL, from the exons ATGTCGTGGTTATTAGGCAGAAATcgtcaacagcagcagccgcaaTTCTCTGGTGAGGATGGAGGGGGTGCTGGCTCACCCGATTCAGAGCCCAAGACAGCCGGCGAACGCAGTAATGACGCCCAATTGAGCCGGGCCGAACGTAAGGCCATGGAGGCTTATCGTTTCGATTCCTCTGCCCTTGAGCGGGCGGCCGATGCGGCCAAAACTTTGGAACGTTCGA AACATGCTCGTGAGGCCTTGGAGCTTTCCAAAATGCAAGAGAGTACCCGCCAGTCGGAGTATCAAACGAAGGTCAAGGAATACGAGGCACACATTGAGCAGGCCAAGGTCGAACAGAAACGCATCGATCATGAGGAGCGACGCAAAACGCTTGTTGAGGAGACtaaacaacagcagcagcgtgCTCAATATCAGGATCAATTGTCGCGCAAACGTTACGAGGATCAattggcccagcagcagcgcGTTCAAGAGGATAATCTACGGAAACAGGAGGAGAGTGTACAACGTCAAGAGGCCATGCGGCGGCAGACCATTGAGCATGAAATCGAGATGAAAGAAAAGAATCGGCTAAAACTCTTGGAACACGAACTGCGCGCCAAGGCTCGTGTGGATCGTGAAAATCGTGACATCAATCTTGAGAAGATTCGTCTAAAGGCGCAAGAACATCGCACTACAGTACTGGAGGGCATACG CACTGCtggttctgtgattggtgctgGTGCCGAGGCCATGCTCACCGATTGGGATAAAGTCTTGACTGCTGCCGGTGGTCTATCCCTGCTAGCTTTGGGTGTCTACACTGCCAAGGGTGCCACCGGAGTCGTTTCTAGATATGTGGAAGCTCGTATCGGTAAACCCACGCTAGTTGGCGAAACCTCACGATTTGCATTCCTTGATGCCATTAAACATCCATTGAACTATCTGAAACGTTTGCGCTCCAAGCCCGCCGATGCTCTGCAGGGCGTTGTACTCAATCCCAAGCTTGAGGAAAGGCTGCGTGACATAGCCATTGCCACCAAGAATACACGCATTAATCGCGGCCTCTATAGAAACGTTCTGATGCACGGTCCCCCTGGTACGGGAAAAACAATGTTTGCCAAAAAGCTGGCCGAGCACTCGGGCATGGATTTTGCCATAATGACAGGTGGTGATGTGGCTCCCATGGGCAAGGAGGGCGTCACTGCCATACACAAGGTGTTCGATTGGTCGCACACCTCGCGTCGTGGTCTCCTCCTGTTTGTGGACGAAGCCGATGCCTTCCTACGTAAACGTTCGTCTGAAAAGATATCGGAAGATCTGAGAGCGGCATTGAATGCCTTCCTGTATCGCACTTCTGAACAGAATCCAAAATTCATGCTTGTCCTGGCATCGAATACACCGGAGCAGTTCGATTATGCCATCAATGACCGTTTGGATGAGATGGTCGAGTTTTTTTTGCCTGGGCTCGAGGAACGTGAACGTTTATTACGACTCTATTTTGATAAATATGTTCTACAGCCAGCGGCATCTGGTGCCAAACGCTTCAAATTGGAGACATTCGACTATGGTCAGACTTGCACAAAAATGGCTGTTCTTTGTGACGGTATGTCTGGTCGTGAAATCTCCAAATTGGGTGTGTCGTGGCAGGCGGCCGTCTATGCCTCTGAGAATGGTGTTCTAACAGAGAAAATGGTTTTGGACAAATGCTATGATGCCGCTCAACAGCACAAACAAAAG ATGGCCTGGCTATCAGATCAAGAGCGCTCCGATCACAAATCAATAACCGGCAATACCTCTCAACAGCCATCATTGAAACTCGATGCTAGGAAACTGTAA
- the LOC6651252 gene encoding zinc finger protein 626 isoform X1 → MTTTTEIHYNISAQTCRVCLETPQTNEAEVSLCLQDEIEYNDLKVELWQLLEAVSKVKCTRFDPIWPTQMCQNCTRRLIVAYEFMREVEKSQQILQELYEQEKLQQDDELSQNLPSIDVLQVFQIDMNDIQHQTVVESEQVFPNDDEYAKAEHQQEDDNAAGQSFLFKCESCPQVFDESNSLERHTAVAHSQTTQEDAMQTCPYCSRIFKHQDGLRRHMLSFHPVECNAETTYERDSLQNFRKTKLRPNRPDRLSRPMRSCRQETIQCQKQVYLKLEDPLNHQKPVNKPHPYKCGVCGMDFKSGALLTVHRNNMSHYNYEKVNYGDPFGEIQKRTKQMTNEKTEGLV, encoded by the exons ATGACCACCACAACAGAGATTCACTATAATATTAGTGCCCAGACGTGTCGTGTTTGCTTGGAAACTCCCCAGACAAATGAGGCTGAAGTCTCCCTTTGCCTGCAGGATGAGATAGAGTACAACGATTTGAAAGTGGAACTCTGGCAATTGCTAGAGGCTGTCTCCAAGGTAAAG TGCACCCGCTTTGATCCTATTTGGCCCACACAAATGTGCCAAAATTGCACGAGACGTCTGATTGTGGCCTACGAATTTATGCGGGAAGTGGAAAAGTCACAACAAATTCTTCAGGAGCTATATGAGCAAGAAAAGCTTCAACAAGATGACGAACTGTCGCAGAATTTGCCCAGCATAGATGTGCTACAGGTGTTTCAGATAGACATGAATGACATTCAGCACCAGACAGTGGTGGAATCCGAACAAGTTTTTCCTAATGATGACGAATATGCCAAGGCAGAGCACCAACAAGAGGATGATAATGCTGCAGGGCAAAGTTTCTTATTCAAGTGTGAATCTTGTCCACAAGTTTTTGACGAAAGTAATTCACTGGAACGGCATACCGCTGTTGCACACAGTCAAACGACCCAAGAGGATGCAATGCAAACGTGCCCATATTGTTCTCGTATATTCAAGCATCAGGACGGATTGCGTCGTCATATGCTATCATTTCATCCAGTCGAATGTAATGCTGAAACTACTTACGAAAGGGATTCTTTACAAAATTTTCGCAAGACCAAGCTCCGGCCCAATAGACCGGACCGTTTGTCCCGACCTATGCGTTCGTGTCGGCAGGAAACAATTCAATGCCAAAAGCAGGTCTACCTGAAGTTGGAAGACCCATTGAACCACCAAAAGCCTGTTAATAAGCCACATCCCTACAAATGTGGTGTGTGTGGTATGGATTTCAAAAGTGGAGCACTTCTAACCGTTCATCGAAATAACATGTCACACTATAACTACGAAAAAGTCAACTATGGTGATCCATTTGGAGAAATTCAGAAGAGAACCAAGCAGATGACAAACGAAAAGACTGAAGGGCTAGTATAA
- the LOC6650976 gene encoding arginine/serine-rich protein PNISR isoform X2: MFPHNNHNQFMPQAPPPPHFPTSALADVGPNGRSGGVGNALAMGIGNIAPVSGMGQIDWAQLAQQWIHMRDQTVSTASTTPGPPAPPNFGIIPLAPPPPIISNAPEYQRQQLSNLHYEEHGEADMDMDDDTERGHGVDMQISTPPPPMPPAMSNQISQSDSNAAASGRGKQQQEQQWTNWPGQSNKQAINNPTAHIPSLLKLNVSNPNEPHGLGHHHQSQPSQHQQLPSQTQQQQQQQQQQLEVSNMGGSASEIDTNKRKMLPAWIREGLEKMEREKQRQMEREQPITTTNLDLDLLGSSTDTENHHHNHKQQQQQGQNVKQVSSKTLTTPVNLMNLTNVASDSEDSHEELSGNAPASAQLNKGKDMLIRRTTRRRSDSQTTEHTQDIDEQEEQEEELPPRSEIRNDAIATRHSRQVHDNGKNYEERLADLMMVVRRTLTEILLETTNEEIAIIASETMKAHRAKGLAAYGDSSTESEGDDDDDDDGHKDGDDDDRTWNTTTTTDSGKLSAEELKARIRRSKRSFEKVIVDIEQRVAQQEQRDGLVLEKQRKLEMERMAERRKGSGSQREPICESLLLGSSNDKIKQFNGKRPSRKERTTRFSDNKDVKQSNQSFIQHVVVAAVSAPVSMPATTSSSSTAVPSKIKPIPNVATNLLQMPESVATMLSAADKALQKVNKASDRKPKPRRRSSTTSTSSSSSGSGSGSSTSSSSTSSSSDSSTSATTKSSSSRSVNSKKKNTSSSSKSRRTAASSSNSRRHHHHHHHQRDQDGGSSSRSRSRNKYDRRENDREREHRHHYGGSSSSNMHRRRPNKRDSSHSGDEHRDNRHRSSRHGDYAKAKRHHTRSRSRSRSRNSQHYHQNHSTISHLSSSSASHHRKRV; this comes from the exons ATGTTTCCTCATAACAATCATAATCAATTCATGCCCCAAGCACCGCCACCTCCGCATTTTCCAACCTCGGCTCTTGCAGATGTTGGGCCTAATGGAAGAAGCGGTGGTGTGGGTAATGCCTTGGCCATGGGAATCGGCAATATTGCGCCCGTAAGTGGAATGGGGCAAATAGATTGGGCTCAATTGGCCCAACAGTGGATTCATATGCGCGATCAAACCGTAAGCACAGCATCAACAACTCCGGGACCGCCGGCACCACCCAATTTTGGTATAATACCCTTGGCACCGCCGCCCCCCATTATAAGCAATGCACCGGAATATCAAAGACAGCAATTGTCCAATTTACATTACGAGGAGCATGGTGAGGCCGATATGGATATGGACGATGATACAGAGCGTGGACACGGCGTAGATATGCAGATATCAACGCCACCGCCGCCCATGCCACCTGCAATGTCCAACCAGATTAGCCAATCTGACAGCAATGCAGCAG CGTCTGGTCGAGGTAAACAACAACAGGAGCAGCAATGGACTAATTGGCCAGGACAAAGCAATAAGCAGGCCATAAATAACCCAACAGCTCATATACCCTCTCTACTGAAACTCAATGTTAGCAATCCCAATGAGCCACATGGATTGGGGCATCATCATCAATCACAACCAAGTCAACATCAACAGTTGCCGTCGCAGactcagcaacagcagcagcaacaacaacagcaattggAGGTCAGTAATATGGGCGGCAGTGCCAGTGAAATAGACACAAATAAGCGTAAAATGTTGCCAGCTTGGATTAG AGAGGGCCTAGAAAAAATGGAACGTGAAAAGCAGCGGCAGATGGAACGAGAACAGCCGATAACAACTACGAATTTGGATTTGGATTTATTGGGCTCATCCACAGATACCgaaaatcatcatcataatcataagcaacaacagcaacagggcCAAAATGTTAAGCAAGTATCTAGCAAAACACTAACAACACCTGTTAATCTCATGAACCTGACAAATGTG GCCAGCGACAGCGAAGATTCCCATGAGGAGCTCTCAGGGAATGCTCCTGCCTCAGCTCAGCTCAACAAAGGTAAAGATATGTTAATTAGGagaacaacaagaagaaggaGCGATTCACAAACTACCGAACATACCCAAGACATTGACGAGCaggaggagcaggaggaggagcTGCCACCGAGAAGTGAGATTAGAAATGATGCAATAGCAACAAGGCATTCTAGGCAAGTCCATGACAATGGTAAAAACTACGAAGAAAGACTGGCAGATTTG ATGATGGTTGTGCGACGCACATTAACCGAAATATTACTGGAAACGACAAACGAAGAGATTGCAATCATTGCAAGTGAAACAATGAAAGCGCATCGCGCTAAAG GTTTAGCTGCATATGGCGATTCTTCCACCGAAAGCGAAggggatgatgatgatgatgacgatggaCATAAGGacggtgatgatgatgacaggACGTggaatacaacaacaacaacagattCAGGAAAACTTAGCGCGGAAGAGTTAAAG GCCCGTATACGACGTAGCAAACGTTCATTTGAGAAGGTCATTGTTGATATTGAACAACGAGTCGCCCAGCAAGAGCAACGCGATGGGCTTGTATTGGAAAAGCAACGCAAACTCGAAATGGAACGCATGGCAGAAAGGCGGAAAGGATCCGGCAGCCAGCGAGAACCAATCTGCGAATCATTACTACTTGGTTCTAGCAATGATAAAATTAAACAGTTTAATG GAAAACGTCCAAGTCGCAAGGAGCGTACTACACGGTTTAGCGACAACAAGGATGTGAAACAGTCAAATCAAAGTTTTATCCAGCATGTGGTAGTTGCTGCCGTTTCTGCTCCAGTATCCATGCCGGCGACCACAAGCAGCTCCTCTACAGCGGTGCCTTCAAAAATAAAGCCTATTCCCAATGTGGCTACTAATTTGCTACAGATGCCCGAATCAGTAGCAACTATGCTGAGTGCTGCCGACAAAGCCCTACAGAAGGTTAATAAAGCATCAGACCGGAAACCTAAGCCGCGTCGTCGTTCTTCCACAACATCAACTTCCAGCAGTAGTAGTGgaagtggcagtggcagtagTACCAGCTCTAGCTCCACTTCTAGTTCAAGCGATAGCAGCACTTCCGCCACTACCAAATCATCCAGTAGCCGGAGTGTTAATAGCAAGAAAAagaacaccagcagcagcagcaaaagtcGTCGTACAGCtgcaagcagcagcaacagtcgTCGtcatcaccaccaccaccatcaccaaCGAGATCAAGATGGGGGGAGCAGCAGTCGCAGTAGAAGTAGAAATAAATACGATCGACGAGAAAACGACAGAGAGCGTGAACACCGTCATCATTAtggtggcagcagcagcagcaatatgCATCGACGACGTCCTAACAAGCGAGATTCCAGCCATTCTGGCGATGAGCACAGggacaataggcatcgttcaTCCCGTCATGGTGACTATGCCAAAGCCAAGCGACATCATACACGATCCCGTTCAAGATCTAGATCGCGCAACAGTCAACATTACCACCAAAATCACTCCACCATTTCGCATTTATCTTCCTCTTCCGCGTCGCATCATCGCAAACGTGTCTGA
- the LOC6651252 gene encoding zinc finger protein 626 isoform X2 — protein MTTTTEIHYNISAQTCRVCLETPQTNEAEVSLCLQDEIEYNDLKVELWQLLEAVSKCTRFDPIWPTQMCQNCTRRLIVAYEFMREVEKSQQILQELYEQEKLQQDDELSQNLPSIDVLQVFQIDMNDIQHQTVVESEQVFPNDDEYAKAEHQQEDDNAAGQSFLFKCESCPQVFDESNSLERHTAVAHSQTTQEDAMQTCPYCSRIFKHQDGLRRHMLSFHPVECNAETTYERDSLQNFRKTKLRPNRPDRLSRPMRSCRQETIQCQKQVYLKLEDPLNHQKPVNKPHPYKCGVCGMDFKSGALLTVHRNNMSHYNYEKVNYGDPFGEIQKRTKQMTNEKTEGLV, from the exons ATGACCACCACAACAGAGATTCACTATAATATTAGTGCCCAGACGTGTCGTGTTTGCTTGGAAACTCCCCAGACAAATGAGGCTGAAGTCTCCCTTTGCCTGCAGGATGAGATAGAGTACAACGATTTGAAAGTGGAACTCTGGCAATTGCTAGAGGCTGTCTCCAAG TGCACCCGCTTTGATCCTATTTGGCCCACACAAATGTGCCAAAATTGCACGAGACGTCTGATTGTGGCCTACGAATTTATGCGGGAAGTGGAAAAGTCACAACAAATTCTTCAGGAGCTATATGAGCAAGAAAAGCTTCAACAAGATGACGAACTGTCGCAGAATTTGCCCAGCATAGATGTGCTACAGGTGTTTCAGATAGACATGAATGACATTCAGCACCAGACAGTGGTGGAATCCGAACAAGTTTTTCCTAATGATGACGAATATGCCAAGGCAGAGCACCAACAAGAGGATGATAATGCTGCAGGGCAAAGTTTCTTATTCAAGTGTGAATCTTGTCCACAAGTTTTTGACGAAAGTAATTCACTGGAACGGCATACCGCTGTTGCACACAGTCAAACGACCCAAGAGGATGCAATGCAAACGTGCCCATATTGTTCTCGTATATTCAAGCATCAGGACGGATTGCGTCGTCATATGCTATCATTTCATCCAGTCGAATGTAATGCTGAAACTACTTACGAAAGGGATTCTTTACAAAATTTTCGCAAGACCAAGCTCCGGCCCAATAGACCGGACCGTTTGTCCCGACCTATGCGTTCGTGTCGGCAGGAAACAATTCAATGCCAAAAGCAGGTCTACCTGAAGTTGGAAGACCCATTGAACCACCAAAAGCCTGTTAATAAGCCACATCCCTACAAATGTGGTGTGTGTGGTATGGATTTCAAAAGTGGAGCACTTCTAACCGTTCATCGAAATAACATGTCACACTATAACTACGAAAAAGTCAACTATGGTGATCCATTTGGAGAAATTCAGAAGAGAACCAAGCAGATGACAAACGAAAAGACTGAAGGGCTAGTATAA